One part of the Gymnogyps californianus isolate 813 unplaced genomic scaffold, ASM1813914v2 HiC_scaffold_116, whole genome shotgun sequence genome encodes these proteins:
- the LOC127027981 gene encoding LOW QUALITY PROTEIN: NACHT, LRR and PYD domains-containing protein 3-like (The sequence of the model RefSeq protein was modified relative to this genomic sequence to represent the inferred CDS: inserted 2 bases in 2 codons) — protein sequence MRSWVSDRDMRRSEGKVLTLPSLWTLFFSLMKDGKYHIVVLVGAAGIGKTMTSRKIKLDWEKEPFILGDVVLNCCPDRRAPLGEILASPXKLLFIIDSFDKLRFSLDQPKSKLCSSAEEKKPVEIILSSLLEKTLLSESSLLITTKTTALQSLGQCLKTGSFAEILGFSEADREEYFHKFFMDEDKARKAISFVKRNYTLFTMCLLSRLLKCGKKDLKQDLKKFLVRLCCLTADGIWKQEILFEEKEIKERSLNYPVLCSLFLNDSILRKDRECVHVYSFIHLSFQEFLXALFYALGDNEDTRGHSGTPEKRIKVVLENYSECKIHLILVVQFLFGLLNKKTKKQLKKITGCETSPQIEEGLLRWTQRSQGVASSSDRVIYDMNIFHCLFESQEETFVSNALEHFTGIVLRDVKLTQFDQGVLSFCVKHWKGLDSLHLE from the exons ATGAGGTCCTGGGTCTCAGACAGAGACATGAGGAGGTCAGAAGGGAAGGTGCTAACCCTACCATCGCTGTGGACGCTCTTTTTCAGCCTGATGAAAGATGGCAAATACCACATCGTTGTGctggtgggagctgcagggattGGAAAGACAATGACATCAAGAAAGATCAAGTTAGACTGGGAAAAGGAGCCCTTTAT TCTGGGTGACGTCGTGTTAAATTGCTGTCCTGATCGACGAGCACCACTTGGAGAGATCCTGGCTAGTC AGAAGCTTCTGTTCATCATTGATAGCTTTGATAAACTGAGGTTTTCCTTGGATCAACCAAAAAGTAAATTATGCTCAAGTGCTGAGGAAAAGAAGCCCGTGGAAATTATTCTGAGCAGTTTATTAGAGAAGACTCTCCTTTCGGAGTCCTCCTTACTCATCACCACAAAAACAACAGCTCTTCAAAGTCTGGGGCAGTGTTTAAAGACAGGGAGTTTTGCAGAGATACTAGGTTTTTCAGAAGCTGATAGGGAGGAATATTTCCACAAGTTCTTCATGGATGAagacaaagcaagaaaagccaTTAGCTTTGTCAAAAGAAATTACACTCTTTTTACCATGTGCCTT CTTTCCAGATTACTCAAGTGTGGGAAAAAAGATCTGAAGCAGGATCTGAAGAAGTTCCTGGTCAGACTTTGCTGCCTGACCGCTGATGGAATCTGGAAGCAGGAGATCCTGTTTGAGGAAAAGGAGATCAAGGAACGCAGCTTAAATTACCCGGTTCTCTGCTCCCTTTTTCTGAATGACAGCATTCTAAGAAAAGATAGGGAGTGTGTGCATGTCTACAGCTTCATTCATCTGAGCTTTCAAGAGTTTT CAGCATTGTTCTATGCACTGGGGGATAATGAGGATACAAGGGGACACTCAGGGACTCCTGAGAAGAGAATAAAGGTAGTGCTTGAAAACTACAGtgaatgtaaaatacatttgataTTAGTGGTGCAATTCCTGTTTGGCCtgttaaacaagaaaacaaagaagcagctgaagaaaataactgGATGTGAAACTTCACCTCAAATTGAGGAAGGCTTGCTGAGGTGGACTCAGAGAAGCCAAGGAGTAGCTTCAAGTTCTGATAGGGTTATTTATGACATGAATATATTTCACTGTTTGTTTGAGAGTCAAGAAGAAACATTTGTGAGCAATGCATTGGAGCATTTCACTGGGATTGTTCTAAGAGACGTCAAGTTGACCCAATTCGATCAAGGGGTTCTCTCATTCTGTGTCAAACACTGGAAGGGACTGGACTCCCTTCATCTTGAATGA